One Sinobacterium norvegicum genomic window carries:
- a CDS encoding ABC transporter permease — protein MSSSVTAERALVARSGNTRRMLWRLIPLLAGFLVLMPVAVIAFSWSDIQGDVWRHLYQTQLIDLLINTAILLVGVGVGVTVLGVSLAWFATLCDFPGRQYCEWALMLPLAIPTYVLAFVVLGQWDYMGPIQQAIRSIQPGFGVDVRNHFTVVAIMTAVLYPYVYMLARSAFVAQGSDVIEASRVLGLNNTQAFFKVSLPMARPAIVAGLALALMETLADFGAVSVFNYDTFTTAIYKSWFGLFNLQAAAQLASLLMLFVVLALMTERYARNGGRDEQGRRPQHHYRIKLTGARRYLVAFYCWSIVVVCFVIPVIQLALWAMEVIETEISGRYLQLLKHTLILGFGAAAIIVTAALLIAFAQRSYGNRLTEAATTVAGMGYALPGSVLAVGVVMSFGFIDRELLVPLQQALGGGTAPVLVGGLAGLLLAYFVRFLAVAMGPVQSSIERVRPSVPEAAKLLGANSWRLIGRIYLPMLRPGVLTAMLLVLVDVMKEMPATLLLRPFGWDTLAVRIFEMTAEGEWERAAVPAVTLVLAGLIPVIVLISRSR, from the coding sequence ATGTCCTCTAGTGTTACCGCAGAGCGGGCCCTGGTTGCCCGCTCTGGCAATACTCGCCGAATGTTGTGGCGACTGATCCCGCTACTGGCGGGTTTTTTGGTTTTAATGCCTGTTGCCGTCATCGCTTTTAGCTGGAGTGATATTCAGGGCGATGTCTGGCGTCATCTCTACCAAACGCAGTTAATTGATCTGTTGATCAACACGGCTATTTTGCTGGTTGGTGTGGGGGTTGGCGTCACTGTGTTGGGGGTCAGCCTGGCCTGGTTTGCCACCCTCTGTGATTTTCCTGGCCGTCAATATTGCGAGTGGGCTCTGATGCTACCGCTGGCGATCCCTACTTATGTATTGGCCTTCGTGGTGTTGGGGCAGTGGGATTATATGGGGCCTATACAGCAGGCAATACGCAGTATCCAGCCAGGCTTTGGCGTCGATGTGCGCAACCATTTCACCGTGGTCGCGATAATGACCGCGGTGCTCTATCCCTACGTTTATATGCTGGCCCGCAGTGCCTTTGTCGCGCAGGGCAGCGATGTGATAGAGGCCTCTAGAGTATTGGGTTTAAATAATACTCAGGCCTTTTTCAAGGTGTCGTTACCGATGGCGAGGCCGGCAATTGTGGCGGGTTTGGCGCTGGCCTTGATGGAAACCCTGGCCGACTTCGGGGCGGTTTCTGTTTTTAATTACGATACCTTTACCACGGCGATTTATAAGTCTTGGTTTGGCTTGTTCAACCTACAGGCTGCGGCGCAATTGGCCTCGTTGTTAATGTTATTCGTGGTGTTGGCCTTGATGACCGAGCGTTATGCCCGCAACGGTGGCCGGGATGAGCAGGGGCGTCGGCCTCAACACCATTACCGAATAAAATTGACCGGCGCTCGACGTTACTTAGTGGCGTTTTATTGCTGGTCGATTGTTGTTGTTTGCTTTGTCATACCGGTGATTCAGCTGGCGCTCTGGGCCATGGAGGTGATCGAAACAGAAATCAGTGGCCGTTATTTGCAGCTGTTAAAACACACACTGATTCTAGGCTTCGGCGCTGCGGCAATTATTGTTACCGCCGCCTTGCTGATCGCCTTTGCCCAGCGCAGTTATGGCAATCGTTTAACCGAGGCGGCAACAACGGTGGCTGGCATGGGTTATGCCCTGCCGGGTTCGGTGTTGGCTGTCGGCGTGGTGATGAGTTTTGGTTTTATCGATCGCGAGTTATTGGTCCCGCTGCAGCAGGCGTTGGGTGGTGGCACCGCGCCGGTATTAGTCGGCGGCTTGGCGGGTTTGTTGCTGGCCTACTTTGTTCGTTTTCTGGCGGTGGCAATGGGGCCGGTGCAGTCCAGTATCGAGCGGGTACGTCCATCGGTGCCCGAGGCCGCCAAATTACTCGGTGCAAACTCCTGGCGTCTCATCGGCCGCATTTATCTGCCAATGCTGCGCCCCGGCGTGTTGACTGCAATGCTGCTGGTATTGGTCGATGTGATGAAGGAAATGCCGGCGACACTGCTGCTACGCCCCTTTGGCTGGGATACCCTGGCGGTACGGATTTTTGAAATGACCGCCGAAGGCGAGTGGGAGCGGGCGGCTGTGCCGGCGGTAACACTGGTTTTGGCCGGCTTGATCCCCGTGATTGTGCTGATTAGCCGCTCCCGTTAG
- a CDS encoding extracellular solute-binding protein, with translation MTFKKISISLLSVAAVSAMMTACSGDKQATEQSQPEAAPEAAKELVVYTSRKEHLIKPLFDLYSAETGVNIQYVTDKAAPLITRLQAEGENTPADIFVTVDAGNLWYAAEQDLLSPVESATLEQNVPSYLQDEQNRWFAISKRARVIVYAPDRVSPEELSTYEALADEEWKGRLCLRTSKKVYNQSLVATMIEANGADKAKEVLTGWVDNLAVAPFSNDTQAMQAVIAGQCDVTVVNTYYFGRLQKATADKGEELPLKIFFSNQDDRGIHVNVSGAGVTKYAKNRAEAIKFIEWMSEGEAQQILADINQEFPVNPAMKSSAEVQAWGEFKEDDVDIGIAGQRQAEAVMLMDTVGYR, from the coding sequence ATGACTTTCAAGAAAATATCCATATCGTTGCTTTCTGTGGCTGCAGTTTCTGCCATGATGACAGCTTGTAGCGGCGATAAGCAGGCAACGGAACAGAGCCAGCCTGAAGCAGCGCCTGAGGCGGCGAAAGAATTGGTCGTTTATACCTCGCGTAAAGAACATCTGATCAAGCCATTGTTTGATCTCTACAGCGCCGAGACTGGTGTCAATATCCAGTATGTCACCGATAAGGCGGCACCGTTGATTACCCGCTTACAGGCTGAGGGTGAGAATACCCCGGCCGATATCTTTGTTACCGTCGATGCGGGCAACCTCTGGTACGCTGCCGAACAGGATTTATTAAGCCCTGTTGAGTCCGCCACACTTGAGCAAAACGTGCCGTCCTACCTACAGGATGAGCAAAACCGTTGGTTTGCTATTTCAAAGCGTGCCCGCGTTATCGTATATGCCCCCGATCGTGTCAGCCCTGAAGAGCTTTCCACCTATGAGGCCTTGGCCGATGAAGAGTGGAAGGGTCGCCTGTGTTTACGCACCTCGAAAAAGGTGTACAACCAATCACTGGTCGCCACGATGATCGAGGCCAATGGCGCGGATAAGGCCAAGGAAGTGTTGACCGGCTGGGTCGATAATCTGGCTGTCGCACCTTTCTCTAACGACACGCAGGCGATGCAGGCTGTGATAGCAGGTCAGTGTGATGTCACCGTGGTAAACACCTATTATTTCGGTCGTTTGCAAAAAGCGACGGCAGACAAGGGTGAGGAGTTGCCGCTGAAGATCTTCTTCTCTAACCAGGATGATCGCGGTATCCACGTCAATGTTTCTGGTGCTGGTGTTACTAAATATGCCAAAAACCGTGCCGAGGCGATCAAGTTCATCGAATGGATGAGCGAGGGTGAGGCGCAGCAAATTCTGGCGGACATCAACCAAGAGTTCCCGGTTAATCCAGCGATGAAGTCTTCTGCCGAGGTGCAGGCCTGGGGTGAGTTCAAAGAGGATGATGTTGATATTGGTATTGCGGGTCAGCGTCAGGCTGAGGCTGTTATGCTGATGGACACGGTAGGCTATCGTTAA
- a CDS encoding UbiH/UbiF/VisC/COQ6 family ubiquinone biosynthesis hydroxylase: MVNSIRSAAADSNTIDYDVIVVGGGLAGSSMAAALADTDITVALIEQFASSAELPECIDSIDGFDPRVSALTPKSQRFLTSLGVWSTIESARVSPYYSMRVWDGEGTASLDFDAAEAGCDVLGHIVENRITIAALMARVSQARNIDVIAPAAVEQLLPVGDSWQLQLADGQQLSAALIVAADGANSPLRQQAGIETREWDYNHCGLVATVETSKPHQATAWQRFTDDGVLAMLPLASESERKLSIVWSLPPERAEQMMALSDDDFTAVLAREFEHRLGDISAVSRRFSFPLRQRHAKDYFRPGLALVADAAHTIHPLAGQGINLGLKDVEVLAEEILRAKQRHTALGSTATLSRYQRRRMADNLRMMSLMEALKRLFNQPALPVRWLRNSGMRLVSSVAGIKRYLIKQATEI, encoded by the coding sequence ATGGTAAACAGTATACGAAGCGCAGCGGCAGACAGTAATACGATTGATTATGATGTGATTGTCGTCGGTGGCGGTTTGGCGGGAAGTTCAATGGCCGCGGCCTTGGCTGATACCGACATCACGGTGGCGTTGATTGAGCAGTTTGCCAGCTCGGCTGAGTTACCAGAATGTATCGACAGCATCGATGGCTTTGACCCCAGGGTCAGTGCCTTAACACCAAAATCGCAGCGTTTTCTTACCTCGTTGGGGGTTTGGTCTACCATCGAGTCGGCGCGGGTAAGCCCCTACTATTCGATGAGAGTTTGGGATGGCGAGGGTACAGCCAGCTTAGACTTCGATGCGGCGGAGGCCGGCTGCGATGTGCTTGGCCACATTGTTGAAAACAGAATTACCATTGCTGCGTTAATGGCTAGAGTCAGCCAGGCGCGCAATATCGACGTCATCGCCCCGGCGGCGGTTGAGCAATTGTTGCCGGTTGGCGACAGCTGGCAACTGCAGTTAGCCGATGGTCAGCAGTTGTCAGCGGCGCTGATTGTTGCCGCCGATGGTGCCAACTCACCACTGCGCCAACAGGCGGGCATCGAGACCCGCGAGTGGGATTATAATCACTGCGGCCTTGTCGCCACTGTCGAAACCAGCAAACCTCATCAGGCGACAGCCTGGCAGCGTTTCACTGATGATGGCGTGTTGGCAATGCTGCCTTTGGCCAGCGAGTCAGAGCGCAAATTGTCGATCGTCTGGTCGCTGCCGCCAGAGCGGGCCGAGCAGATGATGGCGTTGTCAGATGATGATTTCACCGCGGTGTTGGCGAGAGAGTTCGAGCATCGCCTCGGTGATATCAGCGCCGTTAGTCGACGTTTTAGTTTCCCGCTGCGCCAGCGTCATGCCAAAGACTATTTCCGGCCTGGTTTAGCGCTGGTGGCTGATGCGGCCCATACTATTCATCCATTGGCTGGTCAGGGTATCAACCTGGGGCTGAAGGATGTCGAGGTGTTGGCCGAGGAAATCTTGCGGGCCAAACAGCGTCATACTGCCCTGGGTTCCACGGCAACGCTGTCGCGTTATCAGCGCCGCAGAATGGCCGATAATCTGCGTATGATGTCGTTGATGGAGGCCTTGAAGCGGCTATTTAATCAGCCGGCACTGCCGGTTCGCTGGCTGCGCAACAGTGGCATGCGGCTGGTGTCGTCAGTTGCCGGTATCAAGCGCTATCTGATTAAGCAGGCCACCGAAATATAA
- the ubiH gene encoding 2-octaprenyl-6-methoxyphenyl hydroxylase: MTKTDEAVDFDIVIVGGGMVGASLAVTLGRYLPALSVAIVEGFPMSTDAAKPVYQPSFDARSTALAGGAKAIFEQLGIWSQLAQHCQPIDHIHVSRAARPATMVMDAEQPQSLGYVVENQWLGRVLMAAMQQQQGLTIIAPATVDKVTPCEGFNRLDITGKAEQQQSQLTAKLVIVADGVGSKLAQSLGIQYRKKSYRAAAIVANIQTADDHQGWAFERFGGDGPMAVLPLVGGAATERRSALVWSRPEEEIDDWLSCDETVFIDELQRRFGYRLGKIEAVGERFSYPLQLVEACEQVRTGIVVMGNAAHLLHPVAGQGFNLALRDITALILTLAEAQKADQSIASIAVLNQYLHRQQLDQRMITGFSDLLPEVFASEFWPLSIAREMGLLMLDNIELLKQPFVRHAAGIEQTNHLLVGVK, translated from the coding sequence ATGACTAAGACCGATGAGGCAGTCGACTTTGATATCGTCATCGTCGGTGGCGGTATGGTGGGTGCCAGCCTGGCGGTGACGCTGGGGCGTTATTTGCCGGCGTTGTCGGTGGCGATAGTCGAGGGTTTTCCGATGTCGACCGATGCGGCCAAGCCGGTTTATCAACCCAGTTTCGATGCTCGCTCCACTGCCTTGGCCGGCGGCGCCAAAGCCATATTTGAGCAGCTGGGTATTTGGTCGCAGTTGGCGCAGCACTGTCAGCCGATCGACCATATTCACGTCTCCAGAGCCGCCCGTCCCGCCACCATGGTAATGGATGCCGAGCAGCCGCAAAGCCTGGGTTATGTTGTCGAGAACCAGTGGCTGGGTCGGGTGTTGATGGCAGCGATGCAACAGCAGCAAGGTCTGACAATTATTGCACCGGCGACTGTCGACAAGGTGACGCCATGCGAAGGATTTAACCGGCTTGATATCACCGGTAAGGCGGAACAGCAGCAGAGCCAGCTCACCGCCAAGTTAGTGATTGTTGCCGATGGTGTCGGCTCTAAACTGGCGCAATCCCTGGGTATTCAATACCGTAAAAAGTCCTATCGGGCGGCGGCTATCGTGGCCAACATTCAAACGGCTGACGATCACCAAGGCTGGGCCTTTGAGCGCTTTGGGGGCGACGGTCCAATGGCGGTATTGCCGCTGGTTGGTGGCGCTGCAACGGAGCGACGCTCGGCGCTGGTGTGGTCGCGACCGGAAGAAGAGATCGATGACTGGCTAAGCTGTGATGAGACTGTTTTTATCGATGAACTACAGCGTCGTTTTGGCTATCGCCTGGGTAAAATTGAGGCTGTGGGCGAGCGTTTCAGTTATCCCTTACAGTTGGTCGAGGCCTGTGAGCAGGTACGAACCGGTATTGTTGTCATGGGTAATGCCGCCCACCTGCTGCACCCAGTGGCGGGGCAGGGCTTTAATCTGGCGCTGCGTGATATTACGGCGTTAATATTAACCTTGGCAGAGGCCCAAAAAGCCGATCAATCAATCGCATCGATTGCGGTGTTGAATCAGTATTTGCACAGGCAGCAGTTGGATCAGCGGATGATTACTGGCTTCAGTGATCTGTTGCCGGAGGTGTTTGCCTCTGAGTTTTGGCCGCTGTCGATTGCCCGAGAGATGGGGCTGTTAATGCTCGACAATATCGAGTTGCTGAAACAGCCTTTTGTCCGGCATGCGGCGGGTATTGAGCAAACCAATCATCTATTGGTAGGTGTTAAGTAA
- the pepP gene encoding Xaa-Pro aminopeptidase, giving the protein MPISMTEFSARRQALMSQMDGNSIAIISSAESFLRNGDAEYPYRQNSDFFYLTGFNEPEAMAVLIPDGKNGTGQFVLFCRDRDPAKEIWDGKRAGQQGAEETYGADQAYSIGEIDQQLPELLADKASIYYTVGVSQAFDQQVVAWLNAVRAKARTGVLAPSQFTDVSTLLREMRLIKSEAEQQIMRRAGQISAEAHCQAMRVCQPGMMEYQLEAEFLYAFAKNGSKSPAYTTIVGGGANACILHYIENDQMLNDGDLVLIDAGCELEHYAADITRTFPVNGVFSAEQKALYELCLKAQLAAIEVVKPGVPWNRAHEVTVEVITQGLVELGLLTGSVDELIESQAFTAFYMHRAGHWLGMDVHDVGDYRVDGQWRPLQPGMALTIEPGIYVAPDNLEVDERWRGIGIRIEDDILVTANGCENLTAAVPKTIAEIEALMAAAND; this is encoded by the coding sequence ATGCCTATCTCAATGACCGAATTCAGTGCTCGCCGCCAAGCCTTAATGTCCCAAATGGACGGTAATAGCATTGCCATCATCAGCTCCGCCGAGAGCTTTCTTCGCAACGGTGATGCTGAATATCCTTACCGTCAGAATAGTGACTTTTTTTATCTGACTGGCTTTAATGAGCCGGAGGCGATGGCGGTATTGATTCCAGATGGCAAAAACGGCACGGGGCAATTTGTGTTGTTTTGCCGTGATCGTGACCCGGCCAAAGAGATCTGGGACGGCAAGCGTGCCGGTCAACAGGGCGCCGAAGAAACCTATGGTGCAGATCAGGCCTATTCAATCGGTGAAATAGACCAGCAGCTGCCAGAATTGCTGGCAGATAAGGCCAGTATTTACTACACCGTCGGCGTCAGCCAAGCCTTCGACCAGCAGGTGGTGGCGTGGTTGAATGCGGTGCGGGCGAAGGCCAGAACCGGTGTTCTGGCTCCGAGCCAATTCACCGATGTGTCGACGCTGTTGCGTGAAATGCGACTGATTAAAAGCGAGGCCGAGCAGCAGATTATGCGCCGCGCCGGTCAAATCAGTGCCGAGGCGCACTGTCAGGCCATGCGTGTCTGCCAGCCCGGTATGATGGAGTACCAGCTGGAGGCAGAGTTTCTCTATGCCTTCGCTAAAAATGGCAGCAAGTCTCCAGCTTACACCACTATTGTCGGTGGTGGTGCCAATGCCTGTATATTGCACTATATCGAGAATGATCAAATGCTTAACGATGGTGATCTGGTGTTGATCGATGCCGGCTGTGAACTCGAACACTATGCCGCCGATATCACACGAACCTTCCCAGTCAACGGGGTGTTCAGTGCCGAACAAAAGGCACTGTATGAACTGTGTTTAAAGGCTCAACTGGCCGCTATCGAGGTGGTTAAGCCGGGTGTGCCGTGGAATCGTGCCCACGAGGTCACCGTCGAGGTGATTACCCAGGGCTTGGTTGAGCTGGGCCTGTTAACCGGCAGTGTCGACGAATTGATTGAGAGTCAGGCATTCACTGCTTTCTATATGCACCGTGCCGGCCATTGGTTGGGTATGGATGTTCATGATGTCGGTGATTATCGTGTCGATGGCCAATGGCGTCCACTGCAGCCGGGCATGGCGTTAACCATTGAGCCCGGCATTTATGTGGCACCGGACAACCTTGAAGTGGATGAACGTTGGCGGGGGATTGGTATCCGTATCGAAGACGATATTTTGGTAACGGCCAATGGCTGTGAAAACCTTACTGCGGCAGTGCCCAAAACGATTGCCGAGATTGAAGCGTTAATGGCCGCAGCCAATGACTAA
- a CDS encoding UPF0149 family protein has product MTTEYEAEPLDFDDVCDLLVELGSLVSAAEFHGSVSGMLAGCIKDKKEPDGGWPNFMAELIDVEYQANSLQQQELVEIGQTIANALTDESLSFGLLLPDEDHDVAIRIESLGHWCQGFLSGFAQSGITDPIIATWPDDAREALHDLAAIAQIGLDDEDDPKLEADYLEVSEYVRLAALHVFLECAGESNKGEADMDSADQKANREAHEEAISSVGELFNRGDKPLH; this is encoded by the coding sequence ATGACTACTGAATACGAAGCTGAGCCGCTGGATTTTGATGATGTCTGTGACCTGTTGGTCGAGCTTGGCTCCCTGGTTTCCGCCGCTGAATTCCATGGCAGTGTCAGTGGCATGCTGGCAGGTTGTATCAAGGATAAGAAAGAACCCGATGGTGGCTGGCCCAATTTTATGGCTGAGCTGATTGACGTAGAGTATCAGGCCAATTCATTGCAGCAGCAAGAGCTGGTCGAAATTGGCCAAACCATTGCCAATGCCTTGACGGATGAGAGCCTCTCCTTCGGCTTACTGTTACCCGATGAAGACCATGATGTCGCCATTCGCATTGAGTCACTGGGGCACTGGTGTCAGGGTTTTCTATCGGGCTTTGCTCAGTCGGGTATTACCGACCCCATTATTGCTACTTGGCCAGATGATGCCAGAGAGGCGCTGCACGATTTGGCCGCTATTGCCCAAATTGGTTTGGATGATGAAGATGACCCTAAGCTTGAGGCTGACTACCTGGAAGTCAGCGAATATGTTCGCTTAGCAGCGCTGCATGTGTTTTTGGAGTGTGCCGGTGAGAGTAACAAGGGTGAGGCCGACATGGACTCAGCCGACCAGAAGGCAAACAGAGAGGCTCATGAAGAGGCGATAAGCTCTGTTGGCGAGCTGTTCAACCGCGGTGACAAACCGCTGCATTAA
- a CDS encoding TIGR02449 family protein, giving the protein MDEDEINILEAKVNSLLAFSDRLLEENEQLKRQQRQWAEERVQLQNKNNQASDRIKTMIDRLKKTGDKTTPSDSLK; this is encoded by the coding sequence ATGGACGAAGACGAAATCAACATTCTCGAAGCCAAAGTCAATAGCTTACTGGCTTTTAGCGACAGGTTATTAGAAGAGAATGAACAGCTAAAACGCCAGCAACGTCAGTGGGCCGAAGAGCGCGTGCAGCTGCAAAACAAGAATAATCAAGCCAGTGATCGCATCAAGACAATGATCGATCGACTTAAAAAAACAGGTGATAAAACAACACCTTCCGATAGTTTGAAATAA
- a CDS encoding cell division protein ZapA codes for MSNNTVTVNILDRDYQISCGEEQQQELSDSAKKLDQSMRDIRNGGKVIGLERIAIMAGLNLSHELIQQGNQDSGLESKQQQRIRALNIKLDKAIAKHQRLAADQGQ; via the coding sequence ATGTCAAACAATACTGTAACCGTTAACATTCTAGACCGCGACTACCAAATCAGCTGCGGCGAAGAGCAACAACAAGAGCTTAGCGACAGCGCCAAAAAGCTCGATCAATCGATGCGTGATATTCGCAACGGCGGCAAAGTGATTGGCCTAGAGCGCATCGCCATCATGGCCGGACTCAATCTTAGCCACGAGCTGATTCAACAAGGCAATCAAGACAGCGGACTTGAAAGCAAGCAGCAACAGCGTATTCGTGCTCTCAATATCAAGCTCGATAAGGCGATTGCCAAACATCAGCGCCTCGCCGCCGACCAGGGCCAATAG
- a CDS encoding 5-formyltetrahydrofolate cyclo-ligase, giving the protein MPDSTPTTQLLRQQLRRKRRQLSSNQQRIASRTVCHSIIKLKEFRRAQSIGLYLANDGEIDPWPLCQAALSAGKKVYLPIVGDNYTLSFHRYQRHQRLRRNRYNIQEPLRRTRRITSLKTLDLLIMPLVGFDRYRNRIGMGGGFYDRALSFKQRHKHKKPSLFAIAHQFQQCQPLSPQSWDVRVDKVISDKAMY; this is encoded by the coding sequence ATGCCAGATTCTACGCCGACAACCCAACTCCTGCGCCAGCAACTGCGCAGAAAACGACGCCAACTCAGCAGCAATCAGCAGCGAATAGCCAGTCGCACTGTCTGTCACAGTATCATTAAACTGAAAGAATTCCGGCGCGCTCAGAGTATCGGACTCTATTTGGCCAACGACGGCGAAATTGACCCCTGGCCACTGTGCCAAGCTGCACTATCCGCGGGAAAGAAAGTTTACCTACCCATCGTTGGCGACAATTACACACTGAGTTTTCATCGCTACCAACGCCACCAGCGCCTGCGGCGCAATCGCTACAATATCCAAGAGCCTCTTCGGCGCACACGTAGAATAACGTCACTCAAGACGCTGGACCTACTCATTATGCCGCTGGTAGGTTTTGACCGGTATCGCAATAGAATAGGTATGGGCGGCGGCTTCTACGACAGAGCTCTGTCATTCAAACAACGCCACAAACACAAAAAACCCAGCCTTTTTGCCATTGCCCATCAGTTTCAACAATGCCAACCACTCTCGCCACAGTCATGGGACGTAAGAGTCGACAAGGTTATCAGCGACAAGGCGATGTATTAA
- the ilvA gene encoding threonine ammonia-lyase, biosynthetic, translated as MPKSYVKKILEARVYDVAIETPLSPALIMSERLGNKVFLKREDLQPVYSFKLRGAYNKMVQLTEAERSRGVVAASAGNHAQGLAMSAKHLGVKAIIVMPKTTPAIKVDAVRARGAEVVLHGDAYDAASAYAKQLVADKGMVYIHPFDDPAVIAGQGTIGMEILRQHQGDIDAVFVPVGGGGLLAGIAAYIKYVRPEVKIIGVEPEDSACLAAAMAADERVVLPEVGIFADGVAVAQIGEETFRVIRETVDEVITVSTDEICAAIKDIFDDTRSISEPAGAVGLAGLKKYCEQTGVTGQTLVTIHSGANTNFDRLRYISERAEIGEQREAVLAVTIPERPGSFEAFCQALGERSVTEFNYRYSDDSSAQVYVGVQIAAGGSDRALLLADLNALEYAVVDLTDNEVAKLHVRHMVGGHAPQVGSELVYSFEFPERPGALMRFLTKLGGSWNITLFHYRNHGAAFGRVLVGLQAKAEDKPELEQFLRQLGYRYNEETDNEAYQLFMG; from the coding sequence ATGCCCAAGTCTTACGTAAAAAAAATCCTTGAAGCCCGCGTCTATGACGTTGCGATAGAGACACCGTTGAGTCCTGCACTGATTATGTCTGAACGGTTGGGTAATAAGGTGTTCTTGAAACGAGAGGATTTGCAGCCGGTCTATTCTTTCAAGCTTCGCGGCGCTTATAACAAGATGGTTCAGTTGACTGAGGCGGAGCGCAGCCGTGGTGTGGTGGCAGCATCGGCGGGTAATCATGCGCAGGGCTTGGCCATGTCGGCCAAACATCTCGGGGTTAAGGCGATTATCGTAATGCCGAAGACAACACCGGCGATCAAGGTCGATGCAGTAAGGGCGCGTGGTGCAGAGGTGGTTTTGCACGGTGACGCTTATGATGCAGCCTCTGCCTATGCCAAACAATTAGTCGCCGATAAAGGCATGGTCTATATACACCCGTTTGACGACCCGGCTGTTATTGCCGGTCAAGGCACGATAGGCATGGAAATTTTGCGCCAGCATCAGGGTGATATTGATGCGGTGTTTGTGCCTGTTGGTGGCGGAGGCCTGCTGGCTGGTATTGCTGCCTACATCAAGTATGTCCGTCCAGAGGTCAAAATCATCGGTGTCGAGCCCGAGGATTCGGCCTGTCTGGCCGCTGCGATGGCTGCCGATGAGCGTGTGGTTTTGCCTGAGGTAGGTATCTTTGCCGATGGCGTGGCGGTGGCTCAAATCGGCGAGGAGACCTTCCGGGTTATCCGTGAAACTGTCGACGAGGTGATCACTGTAAGTACCGATGAAATCTGCGCGGCGATCAAGGATATCTTCGACGATACCCGTTCTATCTCAGAGCCTGCGGGTGCTGTTGGTTTGGCAGGACTTAAAAAATACTGTGAGCAAACTGGGGTGACCGGTCAGACTTTGGTGACAATACACAGTGGTGCCAATACTAATTTTGATCGTCTCAGATATATCTCGGAGCGGGCGGAAATCGGCGAGCAACGCGAGGCGGTGTTGGCGGTGACTATTCCCGAGCGCCCAGGTAGCTTTGAGGCGTTCTGTCAGGCCTTGGGTGAGCGCAGCGTGACCGAGTTTAACTATCGTTACAGCGATGATAGTTCTGCCCAAGTGTATGTGGGGGTGCAAATTGCCGCCGGCGGCTCGGATCGGGCGCTGTTGTTGGCAGATTTAAACGCACTGGAATATGCCGTTGTCGATTTAACCGATAATGAGGTGGCAAAGCTTCATGTTCGCCATATGGTCGGTGGTCATGCGCCACAGGTGGGCAGCGAGCTGGTCTACAGCTTTGAGTTCCCGGAGCGTCCCGGCGCGCTGATGCGTTTTTTGACCAAGCTGGGTGGCTCGTGGAATATCACGCTGTTCCACTACCGTAACCATGGCGCGGCCTTCGGCCGGGTGTTGGTCGGTCTGCAGGCGAAAGCCGAGGATAAGCCAGAGCTGGAGCAGTTTTTGCGGCAGCTGGGTTATCGCTACAACGAAGAGACCGATAACGAGGCCTACCAGCTGTTCATGGGTTAA
- the rpiA gene encoding ribose-5-phosphate isomerase RpiA, which produces MTQDELKKAVALAAIDYIKPKLHRDAIIGIGTGSTANCFIDALAEYRDDFAGTVASSEASALRLESHGIEVFELNSVNSISVYIDGADESNHQLQLIKGGGAALTREKIVTAVADEFVCIADESKLVKTLGDFPLPVEVIPMARSYVARELLKLGCSPVYREGVVTDNGNIIIDCYDFPIDQPFNTEKAINNIVGVVTNGLFAIKAADVLLLATQQGVKTLRAE; this is translated from the coding sequence ATGACTCAAGACGAACTCAAAAAAGCGGTGGCGCTTGCCGCCATCGACTACATCAAACCCAAGCTTCATCGCGACGCGATTATCGGCATTGGCACGGGCTCAACCGCCAACTGTTTTATCGATGCACTGGCCGAATACCGCGACGATTTTGCTGGCACTGTTGCCAGCTCTGAGGCTTCGGCACTACGCTTGGAAAGCCACGGCATCGAGGTATTCGAGCTCAACAGCGTCAACAGCATCAGTGTATATATAGATGGCGCCGACGAATCTAACCACCAGTTACAGCTAATCAAAGGCGGCGGTGCCGCCCTGACCCGCGAGAAAATCGTCACTGCCGTAGCCGATGAATTCGTCTGTATCGCCGACGAAAGCAAACTGGTTAAGACTCTTGGCGACTTCCCACTACCGGTTGAAGTCATCCCAATGGCTCGCTCTTATGTCGCCCGCGAACTGCTCAAGCTAGGCTGCAGCCCAGTCTATCGTGAAGGCGTGGTCACCGATAATGGCAATATCATCATCGACTGTTACGACTTCCCCATCGACCAGCCATTCAACACCGAAAAAGCGATTAACAATATTGTCGGCGTCGTCACCAATGGTTTGTTTGCCATCAAGGCTGCCGATGTCTTACTGCTGGCCACCCAACAAGGCGTCAAAACTCTACGCGCTGAATAA